Genomic DNA from Hordeum vulgare subsp. vulgare chromosome 2H, MorexV3_pseudomolecules_assembly, whole genome shotgun sequence:
acaagccccatgtgcatggtatgagcacattaccgagatgttacatgaccgtggatttgaacttcggaaaattgaccccactctttttactaagaaggtcaaggggagtttattcatatgccaactatatgttgatgatattatctttggtcgtcctaacaaagcttttaatgaagaattttccgcactaatgactaaagagtttgagatgtctatgatgggagatttgaagtttttccttggattcgaagtcaagcaacaaagtcaaggaaccttcatcaatcaagaaaaatatacccaagacatgctcaaaaggttcaagatggatgatctcaaaccggcCAAGGCCAACACCCCCATGCCTCTCAAGtgccatcttgacctcgatcccaatggtaaagccgtggatcaaaaggtatatcgctctatgatcggCTCCGTGCTTTacgtttgtgcatctagacccgatattatgttgagtgtaggaatTTGTGCACAATTTCAATCCACACCTAATGAAAGCCAATATGTggcggtcaagcgaatcttttgatatttggctcataccccaaactttggcttatggtatcacaAAGGTGTTttatttgatctcataggatattcggACTCAGATTGGGAGGGAGACCGTGTCGAGAGGAACTAAACTTCCGGAGGTtgacaattccttggtcgctctctggtaagttggtcttccaagaaacgaaattgtgtttctctctcgtccatccAGGCTGAATATGTAGATGCTACAAGTTTTGCGCTCAGTTGCTTTGGATGAGGTAAACTCTAAAGGATTACATTGTCACATGTGACAAAGTTCCTCTTTATTGAGATAATATAAGTGATATCTCAATCTCCAATAACCCGGTTCAACATTGTAACACGAAGCAGATCagtattcgtcaccacttcatccgggaGCATATCAAGCATGGGAAGATTgaactcatttacctcaacactaatgatcaTCTTGCACATATTTTCATGAAGCCTTTGAACgaagcaagatttcgcgagttaaggcatgagctaaatatctttgatttgagcaatgaggattgaaactaggcacaccccaccactctcatcattttatcttgtttaggtgtaggcatggatttagggggagtgttgttctctcaatgaactctccctccccctattatgcataaaacgaTCCGGTTTTTCACATTAGTCATCATCGATGACACCTGTGCTTCAACGGCTAGTTATGGTCTTgagcccaaggttaaaatcttcgcggtgccatacctACAAATTCAagcataggtggcttcggccaccacCCTCCTCCTTATGGCACTTGTCTCACGAGAATATCCATTTTTGTTTGTGGCACTCCAAGTCGTCCTCTCTCTACTTATAATTTTTCCACAACGTGGAGTGGTCTCATCCCCATGACGTGTCGTTATGTCTTTTACCTCGTGGTGGTTCAAAGTTTTCTTCTTTTCGCGCATTTTTTGGTCATctggagcgatactaccgttgCCATGTCAGTACTagcgatgataagaggtagtaccgctcgtcgtagcggtactatcgcttagACTCCTTCGCGAGGGGGTTATGGGACAGGGCAGGGGCAGTTTTCtctccccatacccattcatccccACTCCTAGTCGTGGGTGTCTCTCTCCACGCGACCCCAAGGCTCCGGTGACCACCACCAATCTCCGTTTTCGGCCACTCATTCGCGATTTCAACCGGTGGAATCATTCTGCACCccctcctcttgccatggataccGGTATTGTCCCcgttcttctcctcatttggtcTCTTTTTCAGATCTAGGTCTTGGACAATATGAGAGGTATCTACGTCTTTCTGGTTCCGATTTGCGGCATGTGAAGGGTGTGGATGATGGCTAGAGTTTAGACATGATGTTATTTTAGAAATTTTGTGGTCAAGGCATCCCCGGTAGTACCGGATCTGACCGATGGTGGTTTTCACCCCACAGTCCCTGCCCTgtgcagtactaccgctcgtccaggcggtactaccgctcataagaggtagtaccacccTTGGCGGTGGTACTACCACTCTAGGCTGGCCTTTGCACGATATTTCTTCTTGTTCATCACCTCTTTCTCACCCATCTCGGGGTCTTGCTATCTCGTACTCATTGTTTTTCTCTCGCGCTTTCTTCTGGTTGTGTTTTTGGATCTCAGGAGGTGGAAACTCTACTGCTTAGGAGGGTAGGATGAATCCCAGCCATGGCAGCACGAAGAGGTACCATTCATCTGAGGTTGATAGCTCAAGTCAACCACAAGAGCATGTTCCTGCCGAGAAGGTTAGTCAGTGTGCATCCAAATGCAAGGGGAAGCCCCCTGCTGCCAGGCCCTTGAATTCCCAATCCATGGCCTCTCTGAAGGCTAAGAACTTCTGCATGTCCCACAAGATTGATCCCTATGTGGAACACGAGGAGCCATCGGTGCGCAATCGTCCTTTCTGGAACTAGAAATAACTGTCCATCTATAATGACATTCTGAAGCCAAGGGATAACTTGTTTGTTCCTCATGTCAAATCTATTGATGTTGAATACGTGCAACACAATGAAAGGCACTTCGGGACTGCTCTCTCCCTCTATGACAAGTTCGGCATTCTCGACATTATGCAGTTCAACAAAGACTTTGATGCTGAGATTTTTGTTGTGTTCTTTGCCACAGTTCACCTGGGAACTgatgaggccatgactctatcatGGATGACCAATGGAAGGTTACTTTTTGCTCCCTGTAAGTATTTTATGCATCTGCTTAACACTAAGGATAAGGGACTCGAGAACCCTCTGGGGTACCGTCCACAGAGTGAGTTTGCTACTACTCACAAGCAAGGCATGTACAAGTACAACACTGAGAAGATCTCCTCTACTACACACAAGTCCACTTGGGTGCTGGAACAATTCTTAGATGTCATGCACCGCATCTTCCGCCACACCTTGTTTCCCGTGTTGGCAATCTGGATCAGTTCCACTCTTACATGGTAGACATGCTTCTTTTCTACGAGTTTCATAAATTCAAGGTTCAGGTGAAGCCTCTGGATATTTCTTAAGTTATGTGGTCGGAGCTCAGTTCTGCGGTGTCTGAGCATAAGTGCCCCATGTATGGCCCCTTTGTGATGCTTCTGATTGAGAATACTTGGGCACACACCTTTCCTGGTGAGTTGTTTGAAGTTGGGGAACTCGTATCCCACAAGGTTGTGCAGCTTCAGAAGAAGGACAAGTGTACTACTCACATTGTCCCTAAACAAGATGTGTGTGAAGACATGTATGAGGATTCTGCTGATGAAGAGGCCGATGAGGATTTTGTGGCTGACGAGGACACTTCTTCCCCTGCTGTGGGATACCAGTCAACATTTAGgttcttgctcaccatggccccTTCACACTCCGCTAGCTCGGAGTTGTTGGACTTCGGATTGACCCCGAACTCTCATATCCATTTCAAATATATGGAGGATACGAGGGCTCGCGGATACGCCCCGACATGCGTGGTCAGTCCGCCACGTAGGACGTGACCCACCTCGGACCacattttccttttctttattcattcttttctttctctctcttcctctccaccaATCATGTGCAAGCGACCAAACATATGAGGAGGAAAATGAGGAGTGTAGCTACGCGAATGGACAAATAAGGAACACACTCGGGCATTGACCGGACGCGTCCGGGGACGTTTAGGGAGTCATATTTGCtatgtccggttgtagatgctcccaAAGAGCATCCAAAAAGCCAATGAGAAAGTCCTTGCCAATTGCCAATGTAGAAATGGTTAGAGGTGTCCTTGCTTTCTAAACATTGTAACATCAATTTTTAACGCGGTCTGATGAATTACGGTTTACAAGTCAACTATTCCCTGACCTTGGCCGCCATGATATCACCTTCTTTTTTTACTTGATGACGCTTTACGCTGCACGTCCTTGGGAttatcgggtgaccaagtttgtaagGTTATGGAAGTCTGCCATGAAGACTTAACTAAGTGATTGGGCGAGGTTTGAGTGACCTTGGCTCAAGGGGTACGAGGTGAAGACGAGGCCTTGTGACTTAAATCTTAGCCTTCCTAACCAAACGTACAGTTGTCACAGCAACTGGAACTGGTTCAACAAATTCCGAGTCTTTATCAAGCGACTGGTTCTATCTTTCCACTCGCTTACATACTGCTTAGTATTGTGAAGTCTTCGCTTATTTGATTATGTGAAGACATTCATCTCATCTGTATTTGTCTTCGTACTACTCTAGTTTATATCTGATACACTTTTGTTTGCATGATGACTATGCCATACCTGCGTGAATGTCGTCATCTCACTCTATGCTATGCCTAAGTCCTTGATTGTTATCCCTATGTGGTCCTAGTTCGTTTCCGCTCACTTCGAAGACACTTACTGTTTTGATTTCTTTTATAAAAACcacatattcaccccccccccctcccttttCTAGTCGATAACTAGCACTTTCAGTCTAAAAAAGGTTAAGGTTTGAGTGTGTGGACCTGTCACGAAAAATAATAATAGAAAGTGTTATGTTGAAGTTTAAGGATCAAATCTGGAATTTAAGAAGAGTTGAGGAGCTGAAGTTAACAAAGAGTAAAGCAACATGAAAATCATTTTTTTTACAAAGTCACATGCTTACAAACAAATGCAAGAAAAAAGGGCACGGAAACTTTATATCAAGGCGCAGAAGCAAATGGTGAGCTAGATTTAAAGAATTATATATTCTCTTGTAACTGAAAGCATGAGGAAGGCACAAACGCagtatttttttttttgaaagatccagcttCAGCTGGCTTTTCATTGATTTAGCAGAAGAAGAATGCAAAGAAAGAGTGCAGTAAAAAAAACCCGGAAGCATGACTAGATGGCCGCATGTGGGAGGTTGGACACTGCACCCTCTTCATTCAAATCTTGTTTCAGTCTCTCAAAGAGCATCCAAAAAGCCAAGGAGAAAGTCCCTGCCAATTGCCATTTACCAAGCTAGAAAGATACGCAATGGCCCATGTTCTTTGCCATTTAAACCATATCAGAGGGTCAGAGGTGTCCTTGCTTTCCAAACACTGTAACAGCAATCTTTAACCCGGCCTGTTAATCTACGGTCTACAAGTCAACTGTTCCTCTGACCTTGGCCGCCATGATGTCACCTTCTTTTTTTTTGCTTGATCACGCTTTACGCTGCACGTCATTGGAGGTTTAACAGGTAACTTAACCATGACATCCCGGAGGATTTGTTTATCCTTTGTTGATTGAACTGTGGAGGTCATGGATTGAATTGAATTGTTTTTGTAAATGGCAAGACATGGTCGTGGCATAGCCAGTAATACTAAAAAATGTGGCAGTTGTACTCGGAATCTTACTTGCATTTCTGTTCACTGAGATGTATCGAGAACAGATTCCCCAGCTCCACCCACATCAGATTAGATCAATCACCAGAAACCGATACACAGAGAAAATTTGACAAAAGTGAagcaaaaaagaagagaaaaacaggATGCTGCAGCTGCTCCTAGCAGTATGTACATTCACTAATATGCAGAGCGAGATGGGACAATCAAGAACACATCCTGGGGAGTGATCTCGCGGTGGCGCCTCCTCCTCGCCGGGAGGCCTTCATCTTGGTCATCTGCGTCTTCATCCGGCtgcacaccttctccagctccatcACCCGCCAGTGCATGCTGTCCAGGAGCGACTTGAGGTTCTGGTTCTCCAGCGTCAGCTCCAGCCTGCTCGCGTACAGGACCACCTGCCCGTTGTTGTCGCTGTCCACGTCGTCGTAGCTCTCGCGCTGGGGGTGCCCGGTGGCCGGAGGTGGTGGGGGCGACGGCGGTTTCAGCGGGCCGGAGTGGCGGATGATGCCCTTGAGCACCGTGTGCTGGGACGCCAGCGCCTGCACCGCCGCCCTCGTCGGGAAGCCGGAGTTGGTCGCCAGGTGCTTGCAGCACTCCGGCGACAGCTTCTCGTAGTTGATGCCCTTGCAGATCTTCATCTTCTCGCCGTCCGTTAGCCGGCCGTGAACCTGCGGCAATGAATGAACGGCAATTAATGCGATGATGCACTGTGCAGCTCAATTCTGCTTCTGACATCCCTGAGTTCTGCGGAGAATGTAGTACCTGGAAGTAGACGTCGATGGCGCGGTACAGCGCGTCGTGGCAGTCCCTCGCGGCGGCCGGCAGCGCGGTGGCCAGCTCGACGAACCTGGCCGGCCGCAGCGACGGGTCCGGTGCGACCTCGGCCAGGTACAGGTCCATGAGTTCGCCCACCTTCTTCAGCCTCCCCGGCTCGTCGCCGTGGAGCAGGAACGCCTCCAGGAACCTGAGCACCAGGCTCACGTCGTACAGGCTGCTCGTCCCGGACGGCGCCTGGACGAGCAGGTTGTCGAGCGTCGCATGGTCGAGCTTGCGGCCTATCATATCCACGAGCATTTCCTGGCAACCGGCGGCCAGCTTGACAGGGGAGGCGATCCTCAGGATGCCGAACAGACCCTTGCAAGACACCGAACTCCGGTTGAGGTCGGCAATGACGGTGATCGCTGCCTCCAGCATCGCTTTCTTGTCCTCGGCGTTGGCGCCGGCGATGCGGCACTTGAGGTAGTAGAAGAGGAACCGAGCGACGATGCCGTGGTCGGCGCCCCTGGCCAGGAGCGCCTTCGCGACGCGCTCCACCATGCCGGGGCTGAGGACGACGAGGTCCTCGAACCACCAGGTCCGGCGCATGCTGAGGCTGCTGCACTTGGTATCGCAGGAGAAGCGGAACGCCGAGCTCTCAGGCGAGGAACTCGTCGGGGTGGCGTCACCTGGGGCAGGCATGGCTATCTGAGCCAGCAACGCGCCGACGACCTTGTCGAACACACCGGTGGACTCGGCGAGCGGGAAGAGGCTCTGGCACTGCTTCACAGCGTCCACCACACACTGCCACGGCCAGTGCGGCATATCCTCCAGCGTCTTATCCGCCACCTTCGCCAAACTCGGGGCGGTGGACGCTGCCGTCGCCGCGGTCGCGTCTGCCATCTCCATGTACTGGGCCGCGCAGCGCACCGCGCAGGCGTTGGCCGCGGTCACCGTCACTCCGGCGCCGCCGCCGTAGCAGAACCTCGCGACGAGCTCGAACGCCTCGGCGCCGCCGGGGAAGCCGTGCAACACTAGTCTGCGACGACGCGACGCCGCAGCTCCGACCAGCTCCTCCTCGAACAGATTCTTGATCTTGCGGCTGAACGGTGCAAGAGCGTCCTGCCAATCATCCAACAACCAATGAGAACGAGCACTATGGAATTAATGAAGCACACCACGCATAGATTAGCAGGGGTACTAGTGGAAGAAGAATCCAAGGACAGCGTGCTACACTGGAGCAATCCGCACCCACTCAAGATGCCGAGTTAATGCGGGCACCAAAAGAGAGATCAGGTCCTTTCCAGAGAACAATCTAATCTTTTTAATGACGAGAAGCTGCTACCGGCCGTTTTAGCCACCAAACGCCATTAAAGCTCGGGGAGAATAAAGGCGAGGAAGATGAGGTGTAGCTATGAAGCCATTAACGTGAGCACGCAGCAGGGGGGAGGAGGAAAGGAACGACGACGCGACTACGCGAGAGCAGAGGCACCACAAACGTTCAGGCCCCAGAGAGGACCATGGGCAGTAGCACTACAGTTTCGCCATTAATGGGGAGGAGAAGGACCGGCAATGGCGAGCTGGTGGCTGGCTCATTGAAGGCGATGATAGGGAAAGGGACGCAGTTTCACTGTGCGGCCATTAAAACGCTCTGCAGTTTAATGGAATGGATCCCACGCCCATTGCGCTTGATTGGCACAAGAAAGGCTTCCGAAGGAAAATGAAACGGATGGGGTTAAAATGAGCAGTACAGTAATAAAAGTGGAATTGCAGGAGGGAATGAGGATTGCAATTAAGGCGATTCAGCTCCATGAGAGAGTGTCAGGCAAATTTATAGCAAGAACATGTGGTTACAGGACATGACATGCAGACAGCGCGGTGATTTTATTCCACGGGGTGAATCATGGCCGGATTCACTCACGGCAGAAGGAACAAGAAGTAGAAACTCTGAGTTGGGAAGGGAACCAGCAGCAAGTGACAAGAAACGCTCGCCCCAAGAACCCAAGACCGACCGGCCGCAACTGGCTGGAGATGAAGACGAATCCAACCAGCTCGGGAGGTCGAAAAGGAAACGATGCAAGAGACCAAAAATGGGGAGAAATGTCAGAGGGTAGATGCCAAAAATTTGGGTGCTACTCACCTACTCTTACGTGAGATGATATAGCCAGAGGAAGCAACAAGGGCTAGAATCAAAACAGGCACAACTCCATTCCATTCCACCAGGATATGTCAAAGCCTCGGTCATCACCCCCTAGAGGCTAGACCTCTGGGAATCGCTACACGCTAGAAACCAGCTAGCTACACAACGGCAAAACGCCATTGTAGGAGAGGAAGAAACAGAAGGAAAACACAAGAACAGGGAGCAAAACGAGAccttggaagaagaagaacaagtaaGGCGCGGGGAATTGGgggatgaggaggaagaagaagaggctgtCACCCACCTTATCAAGGAAGAAGACGGCTTGAGCATCCACATCCACCTCAAGGACAGAGCCCATGCTTTCCTTTCTGCTGCTATTCCCCAACAGCTTTAAAGCATCAACATGGGAAAGAAGAGATGTAGGAGTAGTAAAAAGGCTGCAATGATGGGGATGGAACCAGCAAGCACAAAGGGGATGGCAGCGGCACCACCCACACCTCGCTCCCAGAAAGAAAAGCCCAAGCCGAAGCTGCCAATGGCAAAATGCCCAAGGGAGGGCAGATGCTCTGGCCGTCTGCTGGGAGAGTCCTTCCTGATGAGTGGTCAATGCCACAAATCTGGAGCAGGAAAGGAGGAGCCTCCggcgtgtgtttgtgtgtgtgagagagagagaaggagagggaggagaggggcCAAAGGAAGTTGGTGGATGATCTGAGCTCCTGACAGGCCCTGCTAGCATGCAAGTGGAGTTTTCAGAGGAGGTTTGGGGAATATGTAAGGCCGGGTCTTGATTTATCTACATGTGTATCCTTGGCCTTAGGTGCTACTCCTACTGGCAGCAAAGGAGAAGATGGAGAGGGGTGTTTTTTTTTTCATACAACATAGGAAGTGGGCTGGTGAAGTGTGAAGACAGAAATGCAGTGCTTGTGCTGTCTTTTTTCATACATCCTGAGTTGGGTCATCAGTCTCCATGTGACACTAATATCtgtgagagcatctccaacaggcgccaAAAACTGCTCCGCGTGCTAGAAGATTCGTTTTTTGGGCGCCGGACTGCTCCAGCAGAAACTGCAAAACGCTGCGCGTGGTAAAAACTTCTGGACGCGCGATTAAAAACGCTATCGTGCGCAACATATTTGGTGCGCCGGCTTGCGCGTACAGCAAACTCTGAGCGGCTGCAGATGGGACCGCTGGATCGGACTGGATTGAGCGCCGCACTAgcgcgcgtctgttggagatgctccggTCCCCGCGCTTCAAAACTGCTACAGTGACGCGCTAAAAAATTTATTGGGCGCGGATTTTTTACGCTGCCGTTGGAGATGCTCAGATTCCCTGATGTGAGCGTTATCTTTGCCATCGCTGGCCAAAAATGTCGTTTCCATTGATTTAACAAGACGACCTCATTCATTCCTGGCTAAAAAAAATCAGGGCCTCTTTGATTGACGGGATTTTAAAAACGCAAGAATAAAAAATATATAGGTTCAAAGTGGTATGTTTATTTAAACTTTATAAGATTAATAAGGAGTGTTTGATGTCactagaaaaaacaaaaaaattataaaaaacaaGTTGGAATGGATGTTAGATTTTATATGAAATATAGTACAAAAGATTGCATGAAAAAATTTCTATGAGATCCAATCCAATAAATCAAAGGACTAatgtagaaaaaaaatcataaggattTCAATCCTTCAAAAATCCTATGGAATTCCTTGGAATCAAAGGAGCCTTCATTTTTAGATGTTTCAAAAACAAATTGTCCCCCACCCCACGAAAAGTgagttttaaaaaaaaaaaaattgtATTACTCAACTTTAAATCGTATTACTCAACTTTAAATCTTAAAATGCCATCCAACATTTTCCAGGATATCTTCACGACCAGCCTAGCCAAACCACGGTTCAGCATTGCAACCTATCAAAATTAGCATGAAGTGATTAGCGGCATTACAATTCCGACGAGTATGAAAAAGACAAGAAATTCTTTCCACCATATTGTCTCTCTAACAATAAATGTGTACTTCGACCTATTTGCAACACATTCCTTAATTGTCGATATGGCCTCCAAGCAATCTGAGTCAACATTAACTGGTAAATTACTCCATTTCAAGGCTAAAGAACTTTCCTCCTTTATAGCATGTACTCCAGTTCCGCTTCTCGCGCATTAGTGCAATTGTATAAGTGTATGGATGCGCTGAAGATGATTGATCCTTCATGATCTCTAAGAATCACGTGCCATCCAAAAATAAGCCATTTGTGTTAAGATTTACTCTATCCAGACTCGGTTTAGTCCATGAAGTGGAAACTGTAGCTTCATCACAtgtgtatagtttccgttggcaaTTGAATT
This window encodes:
- the LOC123425783 gene encoding BTB/POZ domain-containing protein At3g22104 isoform X1; this translates as MLAGPVRSSDHPPTSFGPSPPSPSLSLTHTNTRRRLLLSCSRFVALTTHQEGLSQQTARASALPWAFCHWQLRLGLFFLGARCGWCRCHPLCACWFHPHHCSLFTTPTSLLSHVDALKLLGNSSRKESMGSVLEVDVDAQAVFFLDKDALAPFSRKIKNLFEEELVGAAASRRRRLVLHGFPGGAEAFELVARFCYGGGAGVTVTAANACAVRCAAQYMEMADATAATAASTAPSLAKVADKTLEDMPHWPWQCVVDAVKQCQSLFPLAESTGVFDKVVGALLAQIAMPAPGDATPTSSSPESSAFRFSCDTKCSSLSMRRTWWFEDLVVLSPGMVERVAKALLARGADHGIVARFLFYYLKCRIAGANAEDKKAMLEAAITVIADLNRSSVSCKGLFGILRIASPVKLAAGCQEMLVDMIGRKLDHATLDNLLVQAPSGTSSLYDVSLVLRFLEAFLLHGDEPGRLKKVGELMDLYLAEVAPDPSLRPARFVELATALPAAARDCHDALYRAIDVYFQVHGRLTDGEKMKICKGINYEKLSPECCKHLATNSGFPTRAAVQALASQHTVLKGIIRHSGPLKPPSPPPPPATGHPQRESYDDVDSDNNGQVVLYASRLELTLENQNLKSLLDSMHWRVMELEKVCSRMKTQMTKMKASRRGGGATARSLPRMCS
- the LOC123425783 gene encoding BTB/POZ domain-containing protein At3g22104 isoform X2 → MGSVLEVDVDAQAVFFLDKDALAPFSRKIKNLFEEELVGAAASRRRRLVLHGFPGGAEAFELVARFCYGGGAGVTVTAANACAVRCAAQYMEMADATAATAASTAPSLAKVADKTLEDMPHWPWQCVVDAVKQCQSLFPLAESTGVFDKVVGALLAQIAMPAPGDATPTSSSPESSAFRFSCDTKCSSLSMRRTWWFEDLVVLSPGMVERVAKALLARGADHGIVARFLFYYLKCRIAGANAEDKKAMLEAAITVIADLNRSSVSCKGLFGILRIASPVKLAAGCQEMLVDMIGRKLDHATLDNLLVQAPSGTSSLYDVSLVLRFLEAFLLHGDEPGRLKKVGELMDLYLAEVAPDPSLRPARFVELATALPAAARDCHDALYRAIDVYFQVHGRLTDGEKMKICKGINYEKLSPECCKHLATNSGFPTRAAVQALASQHTVLKGIIRHSGPLKPPSPPPPPATGHPQRESYDDVDSDNNGQVVLYASRLELTLENQNLKSLLDSMHWRVMELEKVCSRMKTQMTKMKASRRGGGATARSLPRMCS
- the LOC123425783 gene encoding BTB/POZ domain-containing protein At3g22104 isoform X3, translating into MEMADATAATAASTAPSLAKVADKTLEDMPHWPWQCVVDAVKQCQSLFPLAESTGVFDKVVGALLAQIAMPAPGDATPTSSSPESSAFRFSCDTKCSSLSMRRTWWFEDLVVLSPGMVERVAKALLARGADHGIVARFLFYYLKCRIAGANAEDKKAMLEAAITVIADLNRSSVSCKGLFGILRIASPVKLAAGCQEMLVDMIGRKLDHATLDNLLVQAPSGTSSLYDVSLVLRFLEAFLLHGDEPGRLKKVGELMDLYLAEVAPDPSLRPARFVELATALPAAARDCHDALYRAIDVYFQVHGRLTDGEKMKICKGINYEKLSPECCKHLATNSGFPTRAAVQALASQHTVLKGIIRHSGPLKPPSPPPPPATGHPQRESYDDVDSDNNGQVVLYASRLELTLENQNLKSLLDSMHWRVMELEKVCSRMKTQMTKMKASRRGGGATARSLPRMCS